A single region of the Raphanus sativus cultivar WK10039 chromosome 1, ASM80110v3, whole genome shotgun sequence genome encodes:
- the LOC108850063 gene encoding protein BREVIS RADIX, translating to MFTCIACTKADGGEEVGARGSTTPNTKEAVKSLTTQIKDMAMKFSGAYKQCKPCTGSTTSPMKKVNRPDYDNASEGVPYPYMGGSAGSTPAWDFTNSSHHPAGRPEPKFTSIYGNDRESISAQSCDVVLDDEGPKEWMAQVEPGVHITFASLPSGGNDLKRIRFSREMFDKWQAQRWWGENYDKIVELYNVQKFNRQALQTPARSEDQSQRDSTYSKMESARESKDWTPRHNFRPPGGVNVPHHFYGGGSSNYGHHHQGGPPVDAARTTTDSRDEPPSMSNASEMQAEWIEEDEPGVYITIRQLVDGTRELRRVRFSRERFGEVHAKTWWEQNRERIQSQYL from the exons ATGTTCACTTGCATAGCTTGTACCAAAGCAGACGGAGGTGAGGAAGTCGGAGCGCGTGGAAGCACCACTCCCAATACTAAAGAAGCCGTCAAAAGCCTAACCACacag ATCAAAGATATGGCTATGAAATTCTCTGGTGCTTATAAACAATGTAAGCCATGCACTGGTTCCACCACCAGCCCCATGAAGAAAGTAAATCGACCAGATTATGACAATGCCTCTGAAGGTGTTCCGTACCCTTACATGGGTGGAAGCGCCGGTTCAACTCCTGCTTGGGACTTTACAAACTCCTCTCACCATCCAGCTGGACGGCCAGAGCCAAAATTCACATCAATCTATGGAAACGATCGTGAATCTATCTCTGCTCAGTCATGTGATGTGGTACTAGATGATGAAGGGCCTAAAGAGTGGATGGCTCAAGTAGAACCGGGTGTCCATATCACATTCGCTTCGCTTCCCAGTGGAGGAAATGATCTAAAACGTATCCGCTTTAG CCGGGAGATGTTCGACAAGTGGCAAGCTCAAAGGTGGTGGGGTGAGAACTATGACAAAATCGTTGAGCTTTACAATGTACAGAAATTTAATCGCCAAGCTCTTCAAACGCCTGCTAGATCGGAGGATCAG tcACAGAGAGATTCAACTTACTCGAAGATGGAATCAGCGAGAGAAAGCAAAGACTGGACTCCAAGACACAACTTCAGACCTCCGGGAGGAGTTAATGTCCCGCATCACTTCTATGGTGGCGGCTCTAGCAACTATGGTCATCATCATCAAGGAGGACCTCCAGTGGATGCAGCACGAACCACCACAGATTCTAGAGATGAACCACCGTCAATGAGCAACGCTAGTGAAATGCAGGCAGAGTGGATCGAGGAGGACGAGCCAGGCGTTTACATTACCATCAGACAATTAGTAGATGGTACTAGAGAGCTACGTCGGGTCAGATTCAG CCGGGAACGTTTTGGGGAAGTGCACGCAAAGACATGGTGGGAGCAGAACAGAGAGAGAATACAAAGCCAATACCTCTAG